The region TATTTTGAATGAAGCAAACAAAAATCTCTTTGTCGTCGGTGATCCCGATCAGACTATTTACGGGTGGCGCGGAGCGGATATGAAAATAATCATGGATTTCGATAAAAAGCATCCGGATACCAAAACAATCATATTAGACCGGAACTACCGCTCTACGCCCGAGATCCTTGCAACGGCAAATTCTCTGATTAAAAACAACGAGATGCGGATAGAAAAAGAGCTTTTTTCAAAAATTGAACCCGGCACGCTTCCGGAACACCTGCACGCACCGGATGAGAAAAGCGAAGCCGTAGGGATCATAAAAAGAATAAAAGCTCTGTTATGCGAAGGTTACAGATATCGTGATATCGCGATATTATACCGGGCTGCTTACGTATCACGTTTCATTGAGCAATATTTCACAAAAGAAGGAATACCGTTTGAGATATTCGGAAGCTTAAGTTTTTTTGAACGTACGGAGATAAAAGATGCGATGGCATTCCTTCGGCTTGCCGTGTACGGAGATGACCTGTCATTTCTCCGCATTATCAACACACCGAGAAGAAAAATCGGTAAGACAAAGGTTTCTTATTTAAAAGAGCTTGCGGCCGCGCAAGGCGGTACACTTTATCAGAATCTGAAAAACCATCTTCAGGATGAAATTTTCGCAAATACCGGTGCGGCTCGGTTTGTTTCTGTTATTGAAGAACTTCGCGCCGGAGCAGACAGCGTGAATCCGTCAGAGCTCTTACAATCAGTGCTTTTGAAGTCGGGTTACGAAGAATTTATACGCAAAGACGGCGACATGGACAGACTTGACAACATCGCCGAATTGAAACGTACCGTTGCAATATACGAAGAAAACTACGGTGAATTTCTGCCGCTCAAAGTTTTTTTACAGCAGATATCGGTCGGGTTTGAGAATGAAGCGGATGATAAACGCGACTTTATTAAGCTGATGACGATACATGCGGCCAAAGGTCTTGAGTTCCCGGCCGTTTTCGTATGCGGTATGACCGAAGGCATCTTCCCATCGAGCAGGACAATCGAAGAATGGAGCCAGGCAGGGCTTGAAGAAGAACGCAGGTTATGCTATGTTGCGTTGACCAGAGCAAAAAAGAAACTCTTTTTAACAGAATCAGAAGGTATCGGAAATAATAATCAGAAAACACCATCACGATTTCTTTTTGAAATAGATGAATGTCTCTATACCCGAACCGGCAGTATACCTGAAAACCTTATACGAGAAACAAAGAAAAAGGCTGGTTTACTGAATGAAGCAGATGTACAATCTTATTCGGTTGGAAATTCGGTTCTACATCCGCTATTTGGTGAAGGTCTCATTGAGAGCATTGATGACAAATATAAAGTTTATATGATAAGGTTTATAAAGAATGGCGCGCTTAAATCCATCAGAACTGATTTTGCCGGACTTTCTCCGTTAAAAAAATGACTTATTAAGCAGATCTCGAAATAATCATTTTTTAAAAGACGTACGGCAAGAACAAATAACGCCGGGACCCGTTTACGGGACAGGACTCGATTTATACTATCCTTAGGG is a window of Oscillospiraceae bacterium DNA encoding:
- a CDS encoding 3'-5' exonuclease, yielding MFGLDFNDLMYFTFALFRKKPDIRRKWQEQIQYILIDEFQDCSKREYRLINILNEANKNLFVVGDPDQTIYGWRGADMKIIMDFDKKHPDTKTIILDRNYRSTPEILATANSLIKNNEMRIEKELFSKIEPGTLPEHLHAPDEKSEAVGIIKRIKALLCEGYRYRDIAILYRAAYVSRFIEQYFTKEGIPFEIFGSLSFFERTEIKDAMAFLRLAVYGDDLSFLRIINTPRRKIGKTKVSYLKELAAAQGGTLYQNLKNHLQDEIFANTGAARFVSVIEELRAGADSVNPSELLQSVLLKSGYEEFIRKDGDMDRLDNIAELKRTVAIYEENYGEFLPLKVFLQQISVGFENEADDKRDFIKLMTIHAAKGLEFPAVFVCGMTEGIFPSSRTIEEWSQAGLEEERRLCYVALTRAKKKLFLTESEGIGNNNQKTPSRFLFEIDECLYTRTGSIPENLIRETKKKAGLLNEADVQSYSVGNSVLHPLFGEGLIESIDDKYKVYMIRFIKNGALKSIRTDFAGLSPLKK